A window of Chryseobacterium shandongense genomic DNA:
GCCCCCAGCTGACTGCCTTTCGGACGGGAATGAAAGTACCCGTCACTTAAATTTTCAGCAATCCTTTCCAGCTGAGCTTTAATAATAATCTGTCTTTCCAGTCCGGGCCAGAAGAAATGAAGACAGGCTTTATGTGTTTTTTCAATAGCCTTCCCTTTCCTGCTGTTGTAATTGGTATAGAAAATAAACCCTTCATAAGTATAAGCCTTAAGCAAAACCATTCTTGTACGCGGGCAACCGTCTTCTTCTATTGTAGAAACCGCCATAGCATTGGCTTCCGAGATGCCTGGATTGTCAGAGGCTTCTACAAACCAATCCCGAAACTGCTCAATAGGATTTTGTTTTATCTCACTTTCAATAAGTTGGGATCTCTCGTACACTTTTCTTTTATCGTGCAGGTTTTCCATAAATTTTTTTTATTAAATTTGAGTATGAATTACTCCTACAAAGGTAAAATATTAATTTCCACACCTGATATTTCCGGTGATATTTTTTCCCGATCGGTAGTATTGGTTATTGAACATAACGAACAGGGTGCATTTGGCTTAATACTAAACAAGAAAAACAGCCAGATGAGCGAAAAATTCAAAGATATGTTCGAGTTTAAGATTGAAGTTTACGATGGGGGCCCTGTAGAGAATGATAAGGTTTTCTTTATTGTTAAAGGAAAAAAGGTAACAGAAGCTTTTGTAGAAATTACGCCGGATTTTTATTTAACAGAAGACATCGAAAATATCATCAGTGCCGTTTTGAATAGCGAACTCAGCATGAATGAGGTAAAAATATTTTCGGGATATTCCGGATGGACCTCTATGCAGCTTGACGGAGAAATCCAACGAAAAATGTGGACCGTAGTAGATGTTTACAATCTGGATTATACCTTGCCGAA
This region includes:
- the pdxH gene encoding pyridoxamine 5'-phosphate oxidase — encoded protein: MENLHDKRKVYERSQLIESEIKQNPIEQFRDWFVEASDNPGISEANAMAVSTIEEDGCPRTRMVLLKAYTYEGFIFYTNYNSRKGKAIEKTHKACLHFFWPGLERQIIIKAQLERIAENLSDGYFHSRPKGSQLGAVVSPQSQEIPDRNFLEEKLRELEKQYESTEVPRPENWGGYLAKPYEIEFWQGRPNRLHDRIIYELIDGMDWKISRLAP
- a CDS encoding YqgE/AlgH family protein, with amino-acid sequence MNYSYKGKILISTPDISGDIFSRSVVLVIEHNEQGAFGLILNKKNSQMSEKFKDMFEFKIEVYDGGPVENDKVFFIVKGKKVTEAFVEITPDFYLTEDIENIISAVLNSELSMNEVKIFSGYSGWTSMQLDGEIQRKMWTVVDVYNLDYTLPNDQTLWKSIMQNLGGEYLLWANSPEDISLN